The DNA window ACGCTCGACGAAGACAGCGCACACGAACTCGCCACAGACGCTGCTGAAGTGATGGATATCCCCGAAAACTCCCGACAGCACCCGATCTTGCTGTACGAACCCGGCGAGATGCCCGGCACGCTCGGTCGGCTCCGACCGTTCATCGGCAACGTCGGAACGACGCCACCGGTCACGATACCCGACTCGCACAACGCGGGCGACTTCGGCCAGTTCCTCGTCGGTGCCGACCACGACTACGGGATCGAAACTGCAGCCGACCTCGAGGATCGGACCGACGGCCACATGGACGTGCCACAGGTCCGTGCGGGTGCGACGCTCATCTGTCCCGTCGCGGTCGACGGCGCGGGCGTCTACGTCGGCGACCTCCACGCGAATCAGGGCGACGGCGAACTCTCCTTGCACACGACCGACGTGAGCGGTACCGTCACGATGGACGTCGAAGTCATCGAGGGCCTCGAACTCGACGGTCCCGTCCTCCTACCCAACGAGGAGGACCTCCCCTTCATCAGCCAACCGTACAGCGACGACGAGCGCGAGGCCGGCCAAAACCTCGCCGAGCAACACGGCGTCGAACTCGAGGAGGACATGGGCCCAATCCAGGTTATCGGCTCCGGGGCGACGGTCAACGACGCGACTCAGAACGCGTTCGACCGCGCGACTGGCCTCCTCGAGATGAGCGAGGGCGAGGTCCGCTCGCGGTGTACGTTCACCGGCGGGGTCCAGATCGGACGGCTGCCGGGCGTCGTGCAACTCGATCTCCTCGCGCCGATGGACGTCCTCGAGGATCGCGGAATCGCCCACCTCGTCCGCAAACAGTACGGACTGTAGGCGAACGGCGGAGCGAGGGAGGGCGACCCGGCTCTCGTTTTCGACGTGGCACCTGCGACCGGAAAGACGTAGTAGGCGGCCGCTCGAGCCACCAGTATGGGAACGATGGACGACGACGAACTCTGCGTCACCGAGTGTACTCGCTGTCCGGCGCTCGTGGACTCTCGCACGCAGATCGTCAACGGAACCGGTCCCGAAGACGCCGATTTGCTGTTCGTCGGTGAGGGGCCCGGCGCGAACGAAGACGAGCAGGGCGAACCGTTCGTCGGCCGCAGCGGAACGGTCCTCGACGACGGCCTCAGGAACGTCGGCCTCGCACGCGGAGACGTCCGCATCACGAACTGCGTGCGCTGTCGGCCGCCGGAGAATCGCGACCCCTCGACGGACGAACTCGAGAACTGTCGTGGCTACCTCGAGCACGAAATCGACCTCCTCGATCCCGACGTGATCGTCACGCTCGGGAAGGTGCCGAGCGAGCACCTTCTCGGACGCTCTGTCGCGGTGACGAAGGAAGCGGGCTCGCTCGAGGAGGTGCGAATCGAGGGGACGCCCCGTCGCGTATTACTCTGTGTCCACCCCGCGGCCACGCTGTACGACCGAAGTCAGGAGGAGACGTTCGCGAATGCACTCGACCGGGCGGCGGATCTCGCGGACGTGGACGGCAGCGAGGGCGGGCAGTCTCGACTCGACGGCTTCTGAGCGCGCGACTGTGAGGGGCGGATCGGCACTCGAGACGTGAGGCAGACAGGCACTCGAGACGCGAGTCCACAATCGCCCGAACAGCAATACACTTGAACGCGCCCCACCCAACGTCGGTATGAACGCTGTTTCGGCTTCTCACGACCAATCGCTCGCATCGGTCGTCATCGTCGACTACGGACTGGGGAACCTCCGAAGCGTCACGCGCGGCCTCGAGCGCGCGGGTGCCGACATCGAGATCACGGACGATCCGGACGCTTTCGCCGACGCCGATGGTGTCGTCCTGCCGGGCGTCGGGGCCTTCCGCGAGGGTGTCGAGAACGCCGACCCACTTCGAGCGGATTTACTCGAGGTCGCAGAGAGCGATACGCCGCTCTTTGGCATCTGTCTCGGCATGCAGATGCTCCTGACGACCAGCGAGGAAGGAGAGAACGACGGTGAATCCGCCGTGCGAGGCCTCGATCTGATTCCGGGGACGAACGTTCGATTCGCCGAGGGCCAGAAGGTCCCCCACATGGGCTGGAACGAACTGACCGTCGAGCGCGAGCATCCGCTCGTCGAGGGAGTCGATGGGAACTACGCCTACTTCGTCCACTCCTACTACGCGGCACCTGACGACGATCACGCATCAGTCGCGACGACCGACTACGAGCGCGAGTTCCCCTCGATCGTCGCCAACGAGGACGGCACCGTCTTTGGCACCCAGTTCCATCCGGAGAAGAGCGGCGAGACTGGCCTCCAGATTCTGCGGAATTTCGTCGAAATCTGCGCTGAGGAGTAACCGTCCCGCGAACGACCACGGGGAGTGAGCGGTTTTTTGGTCCAGGTTTTTGCGCGACGGGTGAGCGAACGCAGTGAGCGAACTCGAGCGGAAAAAGGTGGCTGTCGGAACTTCGTCGAGATTTGCGCTGAGGAGTGAGCGGCTTTTTGGTCTCTTCGCGAACGGAGTGAGCGAAGGTCAGCGAGAGCATCGCTCTCGTCAGACAGGTTTTCGCGCGACGGGTGAGCAGAGCGCGGTTCGAAGCGAACGGAGTGAGGGAGAAACGCACCAGCGAGCTCGAGTGGAAAAGGTGGGTGTGTGAGACGAGACTCCGTGTTCTACGGTCCCGTTGAAATATCTGCCTGTCGATAAAAGTTGGCTGCCGAATACAGAGGGTAAAAACAGCAGCTATAAAAACGAGCCTACAATTGTGTCCCCACGATTAACAGCAGTAGGACGCAAATGAACGAGGGGAGGTGACAGAATCATGAAAAAGAACGTAGGCGGTATAGACCGTCTCGGGCGAATCGTCATCGGCGGTATTCTAGCCATCGCAGGCATAGCCGCTCTTGGTGGGTTCTGGGCTATTGGTGCCGTTATCGGCGTTGTGGCATTCGTCCTTGGGATCGTTCTCCTCGTGACAGGAACGACCCAAAAGTGTCCTATCAACGAGATGGTCGGA is part of the Natronorubrum sediminis genome and encodes:
- a CDS encoding YgaP family membrane protein, whose product is MKKNVGGIDRLGRIVIGGILAIAGIAALGGFWAIGAVIGVVAFVLGIVLLVTGTTQKCPINEMVGMDTTEHVEKRE
- the hisH gene encoding imidazole glycerol phosphate synthase subunit HisH, whose translation is MNAVSASHDQSLASVVIVDYGLGNLRSVTRGLERAGADIEITDDPDAFADADGVVLPGVGAFREGVENADPLRADLLEVAESDTPLFGICLGMQMLLTTSEEGENDGESAVRGLDLIPGTNVRFAEGQKVPHMGWNELTVEREHPLVEGVDGNYAYFVHSYYAAPDDDHASVATTDYEREFPSIVANEDGTVFGTQFHPEKSGETGLQILRNFVEICAEE
- a CDS encoding uracil-DNA glycosylase translates to MGTMDDDELCVTECTRCPALVDSRTQIVNGTGPEDADLLFVGEGPGANEDEQGEPFVGRSGTVLDDGLRNVGLARGDVRITNCVRCRPPENRDPSTDELENCRGYLEHEIDLLDPDVIVTLGKVPSEHLLGRSVAVTKEAGSLEEVRIEGTPRRVLLCVHPAATLYDRSQEETFANALDRAADLADVDGSEGGQSRLDGF
- a CDS encoding acetamidase/formamidase family protein, coding for MSQQEVQQELAVDQYTLGLVGPDQEWAGTVADGGTIRTYTPPGCWGPMITPDFRGGHEVTRPIRVEGASVGDAVALHIRDVEVTSMATSTGSMAEREEAFGDDPFVDHRCPECGTTWPESVVEGTGEDAIKCAECGANASSFGFEYGYTVAFDDDHTVGITLDEDSAHELATDAAEVMDIPENSRQHPILLYEPGEMPGTLGRLRPFIGNVGTTPPVTIPDSHNAGDFGQFLVGADHDYGIETAADLEDRTDGHMDVPQVRAGATLICPVAVDGAGVYVGDLHANQGDGELSLHTTDVSGTVTMDVEVIEGLELDGPVLLPNEEDLPFISQPYSDDEREAGQNLAEQHGVELEEDMGPIQVIGSGATVNDATQNAFDRATGLLEMSEGEVRSRCTFTGGVQIGRLPGVVQLDLLAPMDVLEDRGIAHLVRKQYGL